The Chanos chanos chromosome 6, fChaCha1.1, whole genome shotgun sequence genome includes a region encoding these proteins:
- the LOC115815190 gene encoding LOW QUALITY PROTEIN: piggyBac transposable element-derived protein 4-like (The sequence of the model RefSeq protein was modified relative to this genomic sequence to represent the inferred CDS: substituted 1 base at 1 genomic stop codon), which translates to MEKLRTSKSRVKHTDDQIRQIFQEDSDAENVLRAEESDSSEEESSENLTALDDPEYFEVASEDSEDGSWRTGQFTPSPVTFDGSQSGVRTHPHEVREGECFKLFLNTSMVGVIANETNKYAEILREKSGGVGKIGRXVDTSVAEIYTFLATVMIMGLVKKNNMRDYWTADPMLSTPFFPIVFSQDRFFLLLRALHFSDSSPSSDPLHKIRNILNSILKSFSHVFYPHKDLCIDESILKWKGRLSFKQYIPSKRHRFGVKLFVLCDVLTGYVQDLIVYTGSSTDILPFDGVGMSGAVVLTLLQPYLNKGHIIFMDNWYSSPALFQCLLDNQTGACGTVRPTRKGMPQFEKKNGQG; encoded by the coding sequence atggagaaaCTTAGAACATCAAAAAGcagagtaaaacacacagatgatcagatcagacagatcTTTCAGGAGGACTCTGATGCAGAAAATGTTCTGAGAGCTGAGGAGAGTGATTCTTCTGAGGAAGAATCATCTGAGAATCTGACTGCCTTGGATGACCCTGAATATTTTGAGGTGGCGTCAGAGGACAGTGAGGATGGATCCTGGAGGACAGGACAGTTCACACCCAGTCCAGTGACATTTGATGGTTCCCAGTCTGGAGTGAGGACCCATCCACATGAGGTCAGGGAAGGAGAGTGTTTTAAATTGTTCCTAAATACATCCATGGTGGGTGTCATTgctaatgaaacaaataaatatgcagaGATCCTGAGAGAGAAGTCAGGGGGTGTGGGAAAGATTGGGAGATGAGTGGACACCTCAGTGGCTGAGATCTACACCTTCCTCGCCACAGTAATGATTATGGGTCTTGTCAAGAAGAATAATATGAGGGACTACTGGACTGCAGACCCCATGCTGTCCACCCCTTTTTTCCCTATAGTCTTTTCCCAGGACcgtttcttcctcctcctccgcgCACTCCACTTCAGTGACTCCAGCCCCTCCTCAGACCCCCTTCACAAAATTAGAAATATTCTGAATTCAATTTTAAAGTCATTCTCCCACGTTTTCTACCCCCACAAGGACCTCTGCATCGACGAATCCATCTTGAAATGGAAAGGACGACTGTCTTTTAAACAGTATATCCCCTCAAAGCGGCACAGATTTGGGGTGaagctgtttgtgctgtgtgatgtCCTGACCGGTTATGTCCAAGACTTAATAGTATATACTGGGAGCTCCACAGATATTCTTCCATTTGATGGTGTTGGGATGTCTGGAGCGGTTGTCCTCACCCTTTTGCAGCCCTATCTAAACAAAGGGCATATCATCTTCATGGACAACTGGTACTCAAGTCCTGCCCTCTTCCAATGCCTACTGGACAACCAAACTGGGGCCTGTGGCACCGTAAGGCCCACAAGAAAGGGGATGccacaatttgaaaaaaaaaatgggcagGGGTGA